One stretch of Zingiber officinale cultivar Zhangliang chromosome 6B, Zo_v1.1, whole genome shotgun sequence DNA includes these proteins:
- the LOC121988520 gene encoding cyclin-P3-1-like isoform X1: MRLMITNAEATNPEAYLSLGLSTSCKKVPRFPRILSLISSILETTVAKTENKLDSFEIKETASVFSGTRAPTLSIQRYIERIFKYANCSPSCFLLGYIYIERFLEQPNICLTSLNVHRLIITSVVVAAKFMDDAFCSNAYYARVGGISILEMNILELNFLVSLDFRVHVTVGTFDAYCSRIEKETKTYQVERPIKTCFINEWTNIEDAKSRAVVRRYSCSTL, translated from the exons ATGAGATTGATGATAACTAACGCCGAAGCTACAAATCCTGAGGCCTACCTATCATTGGGTCTGAGCACATCATGCAAGAAGGTTCCCAGGTTCCCAAGGATATTGTCCCTTATATCCTCAATTCTTGAGACAACTGTCGCGAAGACAGAGAATAAACTTGATTCATTTGAAATAAAGGAAACTGCAAGTGTCTTCAGTGGTACAAGAGCACCAACACTTAGCATACAGAGGTACATTGAGCGCATCTTCAAGTATGCAAATTGCAGCCCATCTTGCTTTCTTCTTGGATACATATACATTGAGAGATTCCTTGAACAACCAAACATTTGTTTGACCTCCCTTAATGTCCATCGGTTGATCATCACAAGTGTTGTCGTCGCTGCCAAGTTTATGGATGACGC TTTCTGCAGCAACGCATATTATGCAAGAGTTGGAGGGATCAGCATACTAGAAATGAATATACTAGAGCTTAACTTCCTAGTCAGTTTAGATTTCAGAGTTCATGTGACCGTAGGCACATTCGATGCATATTGTTCACGGATAGAAAAGGAAACCAAAACCTACCAGGTCGAGCGGCCAATCAAGACTTGCTTCATAAATGAGTGGACAAACATAGAAGATGCAAAAAGCCGAGCAGTGGTTCGGAGATACAGTTGCAGTACACTGTGA
- the LOC121988520 gene encoding cyclin-P3-1-like isoform X2 has product MRLMITNAEATNPEAYLSLGLSTSCKKVPRFPRILSLISSILETTVAKTENKLDSFEIKETASVFSGTRAPTLSIQRYIERIFKYANCSPSCFLLGYIYIERFLEQPNICLTSLNVHRLIITSVVVAAKFMDDAIVGRYFSSENLQTGQTETTSGTKKMSTCLDDNGKPMLQTRMSNILYNRSL; this is encoded by the exons ATGAGATTGATGATAACTAACGCCGAAGCTACAAATCCTGAGGCCTACCTATCATTGGGTCTGAGCACATCATGCAAGAAGGTTCCCAGGTTCCCAAGGATATTGTCCCTTATATCCTCAATTCTTGAGACAACTGTCGCGAAGACAGAGAATAAACTTGATTCATTTGAAATAAAGGAAACTGCAAGTGTCTTCAGTGGTACAAGAGCACCAACACTTAGCATACAGAGGTACATTGAGCGCATCTTCAAGTATGCAAATTGCAGCCCATCTTGCTTTCTTCTTGGATACATATACATTGAGAGATTCCTTGAACAACCAAACATTTGTTTGACCTCCCTTAATGTCCATCGGTTGATCATCACAAGTGTTGTCGTCGCTGCCAAGTTTATGGATGACGC AATCGTCGGCAGATATTTCTCATCAGAAAACCTACAGACTGGACAGACAGAAACGACTTCAGGTACAAAAAAAATGTCAACCTGTCTTGATGACAATGGAAAACCTATGTTGCAAACAAGAATGTCAAATATTTTGTATAATAGAAGTTTGTAG